One region of Polaribacter pectinis genomic DNA includes:
- a CDS encoding lytic transglycosylase domain-containing protein — MKKSLRILSLLSITVITVTFINAIDKSESDPKPSTHKTYNIKAIKLPTNLNLAGERVPIEIPDIRERMDRELLVNTYWQSNGLLLIKRANKYFPILEPLLEKYGLPDDFKFLALAESAFIDETSSAGAAGMWHFMKATGKEYGLEINSNVDERYNIEKSTMVAAEYLKKSRERLGSWTLAAAAYNAGNYGVSKRLETQQVDSYYDALLPDETERYVFRIIALKEVISNPKKYGFVFDESDLYTLPETKTVKVDTVITNIALFAKKFGITYKELKLHNAWLRENKLNNKSRKEYEIKIPIK; from the coding sequence ATGAAAAAATCATTAAGAATATTATCGCTTTTAAGTATTACAGTTATTACAGTTACGTTTATTAATGCAATAGACAAATCTGAATCTGATCCAAAACCAAGTACCCATAAGACTTATAATATAAAAGCCATAAAACTTCCTACAAACTTAAATCTTGCTGGAGAAAGAGTTCCTATTGAAATTCCTGATATTAGAGAAAGAATGGATAGAGAATTATTAGTAAATACATATTGGCAATCTAATGGTTTATTACTTATAAAAAGAGCCAACAAATATTTTCCTATTTTAGAACCATTATTAGAAAAATATGGTTTACCAGACGATTTTAAATTTTTAGCATTGGCAGAAAGTGCTTTTATAGATGAAACTTCTTCAGCTGGGGCTGCAGGAATGTGGCATTTTATGAAAGCTACTGGTAAAGAATACGGATTAGAAATAAATAGTAATGTAGATGAACGTTATAATATAGAAAAGTCTACAATGGTTGCTGCAGAGTATTTAAAGAAATCTAGAGAACGTTTGGGCTCTTGGACATTAGCAGCTGCTGCATATAATGCTGGAAATTATGGTGTTTCTAAACGTTTAGAAACCCAACAAGTAGATAGTTATTATGACGCTCTTTTACCAGATGAAACAGAAAGGTATGTTTTTAGAATTATTGCTTTAAAAGAAGTAATATCTAATCCTAAAAAATATGGTTTTGTTTTTGATGAATCTGATTTATACACATTACCTGAAACTAAAACTGTTAAAGTAGATACTGTTATTACAAACATTGCTTTATTTGCGAAAAAATTTGGCATTACTTACAAAGAACTAAAACTACACAATGCTTGGTTAAGAGAAAACAAACTTAATAACAAGAGCAGAAAAGAATACGAAATTAAGATTCCAATTAAATAG
- a CDS encoding alpha/beta hydrolase → MTKIPIYFVPGLAAGPEIFEHLELSPEKYTFHYLKWIKPLALEESISNYAMRMSDEIKEENPVLVGVSFGGIMVQEISNFIDAKKVIIISSVKTSDELPKRFKMAKFTKAYKFFPTNIVTNFEDYAKYFLGKSLKKRAKIYKKYLSVRGKTYLNWSISSVLNWKQDKPKENLVHIHGTKDHVFPIKHIKDAIEIKGGTHVMILTKAKKISKIIDESLTF, encoded by the coding sequence ATGACAAAAATCCCTATTTATTTTGTTCCTGGTTTAGCTGCTGGTCCAGAAATTTTTGAACACCTAGAACTATCTCCAGAAAAATATACATTTCATTATTTAAAATGGATAAAACCTCTAGCTTTAGAAGAGAGTATTTCTAATTACGCCATGAGAATGTCTGATGAAATTAAAGAGGAAAATCCTGTTTTAGTAGGTGTTTCTTTTGGTGGAATTATGGTACAAGAAATTAGTAATTTTATAGATGCAAAAAAAGTAATTATTATTTCTAGTGTTAAAACTTCAGATGAATTACCGAAAAGATTTAAAATGGCAAAGTTCACAAAAGCCTACAAGTTTTTTCCAACAAATATTGTTACTAATTTTGAAGATTATGCAAAGTATTTTCTAGGTAAATCTTTAAAGAAAAGAGCAAAAATCTATAAAAAATATTTATCCGTTAGAGGAAAAACATACTTAAATTGGTCTATTAGTAGTGTTTTAAATTGGAAACAAGATAAACCTAAAGAAAATTTAGTACACATTCATGGTACAAAAGATCATGTTTTTCCAATAAAACATATAAAAGATGCTATTGAAATTAAAGGAGGAACTCATGTAATGATTCTTACAAAAGCAAAAAAAATATCTAAAATTATTGACGAAAGTTTAACTTTTTAA
- a CDS encoding DUF6438 domain-containing protein, with protein sequence MKYFLFLFFVLALSCDQPKSKVETTTPKKTIIEDNTVIDDMKKEPVLKTQENLLIVLKNPKNVTNAKALIENSSLVWEDLIIDNKNLKVASIKVPIEKKDFWIERLLTSNVFSSVEINSEEAVEKIKDIAENTFVKVRKTHCSGDCPVFDVIFFKNGKVIFNGIENVPTKGITEFTLTEKQLKKVKESFLKTSFGTYFDTFIDKSIADFPSTFITHNNKEIEIKLWKNVPDELAMAYESLDEILLEKKLIE encoded by the coding sequence ATGAAATATTTCTTATTCCTTTTTTTTGTATTAGCCTTAAGTTGTGATCAACCAAAAAGCAAAGTTGAAACCACTACCCCAAAAAAGACAATTATAGAAGATAATACTGTTATAGATGATATGAAGAAAGAACCTGTTCTTAAAACTCAAGAAAACCTTTTAATCGTTCTAAAAAACCCGAAAAATGTTACCAACGCAAAAGCGTTAATAGAAAATAGTAGTTTAGTTTGGGAAGATTTAATTATTGATAATAAAAACCTAAAAGTTGCTTCAATAAAAGTTCCAATTGAAAAAAAAGATTTTTGGATAGAAAGGTTATTGACTTCAAATGTTTTTTCATCCGTAGAAATAAATTCTGAAGAAGCCGTAGAAAAAATAAAAGACATTGCAGAAAACACTTTTGTAAAAGTTAGAAAAACACACTGTTCTGGAGATTGCCCTGTTTTTGATGTAATCTTCTTTAAAAATGGAAAAGTTATATTTAACGGAATTGAAAATGTTCCAACCAAAGGAATTACAGAGTTTACACTTACAGAAAAGCAATTGAAAAAAGTTAAAGAGAGTTTCTTAAAAACCTCTTTTGGCACTTATTTTGATACTTTTATAGACAAATCTATTGCAGATTTCCCAAGTACATTTATTACACATAATAATAAAGAAATTGAAATTAAATTGTGGAAAAATGTGCCAGATGAATTAGCAATGGCTTACGAATCTTTAGATGAAATTTTATTAGAAAAAAAACTGATTGAATAA
- the mtaB gene encoding tRNA (N(6)-L-threonylcarbamoyladenosine(37)-C(2))-methylthiotransferase MtaB: MNAEKKVAFYTLGCKLNFSETSTIARNFVNEGFKRVDFDTKADVYVINTCSVTDNADKRFKSIVKNALKKNDEAFLIAVGCYAQLKPEELAAVDGVDLVLGATEKFNVTSYINDLTKNNVGEVHSCEISDADFYVGSYSIGDRTRAFLKVQDGCDYKCTYCTIPLARGISRSDTLQNVITNAKEISSKGIKEIVLTGVNIGDYGKGEFGNKKHEHTFLDLVKELDTVDGIHRLRISSIEPNLLKDETIDFVSKSNSFVPHFHIPLQSGSDELLKKMKRRYLTNTYTNRVSKIKEVMPNACIGVDVIVGFPGETEELFLETYNYLNEMNISYLHVFTYSERPNTEAVEMDGVVPKKVRAKRSKMLRGLSAKKRRAFYESQLGNTLTVLFENENKEGYINGFTENYVKVKSPWNPDLVNTLHTITLTEIDEDGLVRFNFEKNLATI, encoded by the coding sequence ATGAATGCAGAAAAAAAAGTTGCTTTTTATACTTTAGGATGCAAACTAAACTTCTCGGAAACATCTACAATTGCAAGAAACTTTGTAAACGAAGGTTTTAAACGTGTAGATTTTGATACAAAAGCAGACGTATATGTAATTAATACATGTTCCGTTACAGACAATGCAGACAAGCGTTTTAAATCGATTGTAAAAAATGCTTTAAAGAAAAACGACGAAGCTTTCTTAATTGCTGTTGGTTGTTATGCGCAATTAAAACCAGAAGAATTAGCTGCTGTAGATGGTGTGGATTTGGTTTTAGGAGCTACTGAAAAATTTAATGTTACTTCTTATATTAACGATTTAACAAAAAATAACGTTGGAGAAGTTCATTCATGTGAAATTTCTGATGCCGATTTTTATGTTGGTTCCTATTCTATTGGAGACAGAACAAGAGCTTTTTTAAAAGTACAAGATGGTTGCGATTATAAATGTACTTATTGCACAATTCCGCTTGCTAGAGGAATTTCTAGAAGTGACACTTTACAAAACGTAATAACCAATGCTAAAGAAATTTCTTCAAAAGGAATTAAAGAGATTGTTTTAACTGGTGTTAATATTGGCGATTATGGAAAAGGTGAATTTGGAAATAAAAAACACGAGCATACTTTTTTAGATTTAGTAAAAGAATTAGATACTGTAGATGGTATTCACCGTTTAAGAATCTCTTCTATTGAACCCAATTTATTAAAAGATGAAACCATAGATTTTGTGTCTAAATCGAATTCTTTTGTTCCTCATTTTCATATTCCATTACAATCTGGAAGTGATGAATTATTAAAGAAAATGAAGCGTAGATATTTAACAAATACCTACACAAATAGAGTTTCTAAAATTAAAGAGGTAATGCCTAATGCTTGTATTGGTGTAGATGTTATAGTTGGTTTCCCTGGAGAAACAGAAGAATTGTTTTTAGAAACATACAACTATTTAAATGAAATGAATATTTCTTATTTGCATGTTTTTACGTATTCTGAAAGACCTAATACTGAAGCTGTAGAAATGGATGGTGTTGTTCCAAAAAAAGTACGTGCAAAACGTAGTAAAATGTTACGTGGATTGTCAGCTAAAAAAAGACGTGCTTTTTATGAATCTCAACTAGGAAATACTCTAACTGTTTTGTTTGAAAACGAAAACAAAGAAGGATATATAAACGGATTTACAGAGAATTATGTGAAAGTTAAATCTCCTTGGAACCCAGATTTGGTAAACACTTTACACACAATTACCTTAACAGAAATAGATGAAGATGGTTTGGTTCGTTTCAATTTTGAAAAGAATCTAGCTACCATTTAA
- a CDS encoding GNAT family N-acetyltransferase yields MIFETERLLIRKLILEDLESFHSLESNPEVLKYATGNVKSLEENKVELLDLISKYLQPKNDFWIYAIIEKIDIKFVGTLALVKDGVDDEIGYRFLEESWGNGYGAEICEGLIQYCKQLKIPKLVGYVVDENIASAKILERFNFKKVKHFISEDIQLPETKYELIL; encoded by the coding sequence ATGATTTTTGAGACAGAAAGGTTACTTATTAGAAAACTTATTTTAGAAGATTTAGAGTCGTTTCATAGTCTTGAAAGTAATCCTGAAGTTTTAAAATACGCTACAGGAAATGTGAAAAGTTTAGAAGAAAATAAAGTTGAATTATTAGACTTAATATCAAAATATTTGCAACCCAAAAACGATTTTTGGATTTACGCAATTATAGAAAAAATAGATATTAAATTTGTTGGAACATTGGCTTTGGTAAAAGATGGTGTTGATGATGAAATTGGCTATCGATTTTTGGAAGAATCTTGGGGAAATGGTTATGGAGCAGAAATTTGTGAAGGATTGATACAGTATTGTAAACAATTAAAAATACCAAAATTAGTTGGTTATGTTGTTGATGAAAATATTGCTTCAGCAAAAATATTAGAAAGATTTAATTTTAAAAAAGTAAAACATTTTATTAGTGAAGATATACAGTTACCAGAAACTAAATACGAATTAATTTTATGA
- a CDS encoding antibiotic biosynthesis monooxygenase family protein has product MIVNTLEPPYYAVIFTSILSNDISDYQKTADRMEELAKLQKGFLGIESARNEIGITVSYWESLDDIIAWKNNIEHTEARNLGREKWYKKYQVRICKVEREYSFKDN; this is encoded by the coding sequence ATGATTGTAAATACTTTAGAACCTCCTTATTACGCTGTTATTTTTACTTCTATTTTATCTAATGATATTAGTGATTACCAAAAAACAGCTGACAGAATGGAAGAACTTGCAAAATTGCAAAAAGGATTTTTAGGAATTGAGTCTGCAAGAAATGAAATAGGAATTACAGTTTCTTATTGGGAATCTTTAGATGATATTATTGCTTGGAAAAATAATATAGAACACACGGAAGCAAGAAATTTAGGGAGAGAAAAATGGTATAAAAAATACCAAGTGCGAATTTGTAAAGTAGAGAGAGAGTATAGTTTTAAAGATAATTAA
- a CDS encoding endonuclease/exonuclease/phosphatase family protein has product MKNLSFFDKILYLINSFLATLLLLAYLLPFVSPNTIPLFAILSLFVPILIILNIFFVVYWLIKLKKQFLISIGILIIGWYFSAPFYKISSKSSSLNNDLKVMSYNVKSFDFFNNKKDTTQYANGYDFIVSKNPDVLTIQEFYQSQKVKLSFPYKFIKKKNEKSKFGMAIYSKFKIINSGSLDFKNTTNNIIFTDIVKEKDTIRVYNLHLESLRIKPNEENFGEENSEKLIKRVSNSFKKQADQLELFLAHEKQWKGKKIICGDFNNTAYSWVYNQISKDKKDAFVEAGKGFGKSYNYWFPMRIDFILTDNRAIINQFNSPTVKYSDHFPVLSKINW; this is encoded by the coding sequence ATGAAAAATTTATCTTTTTTCGATAAGATTTTATATCTAATAAACTCTTTTTTAGCAACTCTATTACTGTTGGCTTATTTATTACCATTTGTATCACCAAATACAATTCCTCTTTTTGCTATTTTAAGTCTCTTTGTACCAATTTTAATCATTTTAAACATATTTTTTGTTGTTTATTGGCTTATAAAGCTAAAAAAACAGTTTTTAATTTCTATTGGAATATTAATAATTGGTTGGTACTTTAGTGCTCCCTTTTATAAAATATCTAGTAAAAGTTCTTCTTTAAATAATGATTTAAAAGTGATGAGTTACAATGTAAAATCGTTTGACTTTTTCAATAATAAAAAAGACACCACACAATATGCAAATGGTTATGATTTTATAGTAAGCAAGAATCCTGATGTTTTAACGATTCAAGAGTTTTATCAATCACAAAAAGTAAAACTTTCTTTTCCTTATAAATTTATTAAAAAGAAAAATGAAAAAAGTAAATTTGGAATGGCAATTTACTCGAAATTTAAAATTATTAACTCTGGATCATTAGACTTTAAAAACACAACTAACAATATTATTTTTACAGATATCGTTAAAGAAAAAGACACTATTAGAGTTTACAACTTACATTTAGAATCTTTAAGAATTAAACCGAATGAAGAAAATTTTGGGGAAGAAAATTCAGAAAAATTAATAAAAAGAGTGTCTAACTCGTTTAAAAAACAAGCAGATCAATTAGAATTATTTTTAGCTCATGAAAAACAATGGAAAGGTAAAAAAATAATATGTGGCGATTTTAATAATACTGCATACTCTTGGGTATACAACCAAATCTCTAAAGATAAAAAAGATGCTTTTGTAGAAGCAGGTAAAGGTTTTGGTAAGTCTTATAATTATTGGTTTCCTATGAGAATCGATTTTATATTAACTGATAACAGAGCAATTATAAATCAATTTAATTCTCCTACAGTAAAATATTCTGATCACTTTCCGGTACTTTCTAAAATTAATTGGTAA
- a CDS encoding rhomboid family intramembrane serine protease: MSFIEDIKTRYKGGNIVEKLIYVNIAVFIATLLFSVFQDLYKGEINWLINWFSLDDNFTSLLTKPWTIITYGFLHDGFLHILLNLITLYFIGNLFIEYFTQKQLLTFYIFGTIFGGLLYLISHNYFPLFEGSSSLLVGASAGISAIFIGITTYIPNYQLKIRFIGYVKLWHLAAIWVGLDLLGLSGGNAGGHFAHLGGALFGFLYVNQASNKEIGFLYKLSTIFKKKEKPLKTVYKSPKSSVKKEKNTSFNQQQIDSILDKIGKSGYDTLTKEEKAFLFKQGKN, encoded by the coding sequence ATGAGTTTTATTGAAGACATAAAAACACGTTACAAAGGGGGCAATATTGTAGAAAAATTAATCTATGTAAATATTGCTGTTTTTATTGCTACACTTCTTTTTAGTGTTTTTCAAGACTTATATAAAGGAGAGATAAACTGGTTGATAAATTGGTTTTCTCTCGATGATAATTTTACATCACTCTTAACAAAACCTTGGACAATTATTACCTATGGTTTCTTGCATGATGGTTTTTTACATATCCTTTTAAACCTTATTACACTTTACTTTATTGGTAATTTATTTATTGAATATTTTACGCAAAAACAATTACTTACATTCTATATTTTTGGGACAATTTTTGGTGGATTGTTGTATTTAATAAGTCATAATTACTTTCCTTTATTTGAAGGAAGTTCTTCTTTATTAGTAGGTGCTTCTGCTGGTATATCTGCAATATTTATAGGAATAACAACGTACATACCCAATTATCAATTAAAAATACGCTTTATTGGCTATGTAAAATTATGGCATTTAGCTGCAATTTGGGTAGGTTTAGATCTTTTAGGTTTATCTGGAGGAAATGCTGGTGGGCATTTTGCACATTTAGGTGGCGCTCTTTTTGGTTTTTTATACGTAAACCAAGCAAGTAATAAAGAAATTGGTTTTTTATATAAATTATCTACGATTTTTAAAAAGAAAGAAAAACCTTTAAAAACAGTTTATAAATCTCCAAAATCTAGTGTAAAGAAAGAAAAAAACACTTCTTTTAACCAACAACAGATAGATAGTATTTTAGACAAAATTGGTAAATCTGGTTATGATACCTTAACTAAAGAAGAAAAGGCATTTCTATTTAAACAAGGTAAGAATTAG
- a CDS encoding rhomboid family intramembrane serine protease: MNKLTDAIKHLIIINVIVFIAPQLLKLDFTNMLALHFPENENFGIWQYVTHMFMHGSFAHILFNMYGLWAFGTPLEQMWGRNKFLFFYFSAGLGAGIIYTLVNYYQFNSIYEQIYNSGLSASDIQNILTTGQYNDTIIKLPAETMNKFYSLYHTPAVGASGAIYGVLVAFGIFFKDAKLALIFFPVPIAAKYFIPVMILGDLFFGMTKYSIGNVAHFAHIGGALIGFIIAWYWKKNQFKIH; encoded by the coding sequence ATGAACAAACTAACAGACGCTATAAAACATCTAATTATAATTAATGTAATTGTATTTATTGCTCCGCAATTATTAAAATTAGATTTTACAAATATGTTAGCGTTGCATTTTCCTGAAAATGAAAACTTCGGAATTTGGCAATATGTTACTCACATGTTCATGCACGGTAGTTTTGCACACATCTTATTTAATATGTATGGTTTATGGGCGTTTGGAACACCATTAGAGCAAATGTGGGGTAGAAATAAATTTCTGTTTTTCTATTTTTCTGCCGGACTTGGAGCTGGAATTATTTATACTTTGGTTAATTATTATCAATTTAACAGTATTTACGAACAAATATATAATTCGGGTTTATCTGCATCAGATATTCAAAATATACTTACAACTGGTCAGTATAATGACACCATTATAAAACTACCAGCAGAAACAATGAACAAATTCTACAGTTTATATCACACACCAGCAGTTGGAGCTTCTGGAGCAATTTATGGTGTACTAGTTGCATTTGGTATTTTCTTTAAAGATGCAAAATTAGCATTGATTTTTTTCCCAGTTCCAATAGCAGCAAAATACTTTATTCCTGTTATGATTTTAGGAGATTTATTCTTTGGAATGACAAAATATTCTATAGGGAATGTTGCACATTTTGCACATATTGGTGGGGCTTTAATTGGTTTTATAATTGCTTGGTATTGGAAAAAAAATCAATTTAAAATACATTAA
- the mutL gene encoding DNA mismatch repair endonuclease MutL encodes MSDIIQLLPDHVANQIAAGEVVQRPASVVKELLENAIDAGATNIKLLLKDAGKTLIQVIDDGKGMSTTDARMSFERHATSKIQKAEDLFNLCTKGFRGEALASIAAIAHVELKTKQENEELGTCIKIEGSKIVSQDFISTGKGTSLAVKNLFYNIPARRNFLKSDTVETRHIIDEFQRVALAHPAISFLLHHNNNEVYHLKSSNLRQRIVAVFGSKMNEKLVPIDEKTDIVNIQGFVAKPEFSKRKRGEQFFFVNDRFIKSSYLNHAVVNAFDGLLEQGAHPSYFLYLTVPTSTIDINIHPTKTEIKFDNEKALYAMLRATVKHSLGQYNVAPVLDFNRDANLDTPYHFKSNSKTASVPKISVDPDFNPFKEVEQKEINFPFKREKNTQSWESLYTSVDTIENQPNETLFDHQQEEKTQKTFQIQRKYVMSLIKSGVVLINQSLAHQRVLYEQFLESITVKEANSQQLLFPVKISFSSAEIEMIYTIKSELENAGFSFDEFTKDSVTIKGIPVSVTESKITIILEELLNDINLEVPDASFSHFDVMAKSFAKTLSIKTGTLLSEKEQESLVNNLFSCKEPTVSPFGKATFKTLTLNQIDNLFNS; translated from the coding sequence ATGTCAGATATTATTCAGCTATTACCAGATCATGTTGCAAACCAAATTGCTGCAGGAGAAGTCGTACAACGCCCAGCTTCTGTTGTAAAAGAATTATTAGAAAATGCAATTGATGCTGGCGCAACAAATATAAAATTGTTGTTAAAAGATGCTGGAAAAACACTTATACAAGTTATAGATGATGGAAAAGGTATGAGTACAACAGACGCAAGAATGTCTTTTGAACGCCATGCAACTTCTAAAATTCAAAAAGCAGAAGATTTATTTAATTTATGTACCAAAGGTTTTCGTGGAGAAGCTTTGGCATCTATTGCTGCAATTGCACATGTAGAATTAAAAACAAAACAAGAAAACGAAGAATTAGGAACTTGTATAAAAATTGAAGGAAGTAAAATAGTTTCTCAAGATTTTATTTCTACAGGAAAAGGAACAAGTCTGGCTGTTAAAAACTTGTTTTACAATATTCCTGCAAGAAGAAATTTCTTAAAATCTGATACCGTAGAAACAAGACACATTATAGATGAATTTCAAAGAGTTGCTTTAGCACATCCTGCAATTTCTTTTTTATTACACCATAACAACAACGAGGTTTATCATTTAAAAAGTAGTAATCTTAGACAAAGAATTGTAGCAGTTTTTGGTTCTAAAATGAACGAAAAATTAGTTCCTATAGATGAAAAAACTGATATTGTTAACATACAAGGTTTTGTTGCTAAACCAGAATTTTCTAAAAGAAAAAGAGGTGAACAGTTCTTTTTTGTAAATGATAGGTTTATAAAAAGTTCATATTTAAATCATGCAGTAGTAAATGCATTTGATGGCCTGTTAGAACAAGGAGCACATCCCTCCTATTTTCTTTATCTTACTGTACCAACAAGTACAATTGATATAAATATTCATCCAACAAAAACAGAAATAAAGTTTGACAATGAAAAAGCACTATATGCAATGTTGCGTGCAACTGTTAAGCATAGTTTAGGTCAATACAATGTTGCACCAGTTTTAGATTTTAACAGAGATGCAAATTTAGATACACCATATCATTTTAAATCGAATTCTAAAACAGCTTCGGTGCCTAAAATTTCTGTAGACCCAGATTTTAATCCGTTTAAAGAAGTAGAACAAAAAGAAATAAACTTCCCTTTTAAAAGAGAAAAAAACACACAAAGTTGGGAGTCTTTGTATACTTCTGTTGATACAATAGAAAACCAACCAAATGAAACTTTGTTTGACCATCAACAAGAAGAAAAAACACAGAAAACCTTTCAAATTCAGCGTAAATATGTAATGAGTTTGATAAAATCTGGCGTGGTTTTAATTAATCAATCTTTAGCGCATCAAAGAGTTTTATATGAACAATTTTTAGAGAGCATTACCGTTAAAGAAGCTAATAGTCAGCAATTATTATTTCCTGTAAAAATTTCTTTTTCTTCCGCAGAAATAGAAATGATTTACACCATTAAAAGCGAATTAGAAAACGCTGGTTTTTCTTTTGATGAGTTTACAAAAGATAGTGTTACAATAAAAGGAATTCCTGTGTCTGTAACAGAAAGTAAAATTACCATCATTTTAGAAGAATTATTAAATGATATAAATTTAGAAGTACCAGATGCTAGTTTTAGTCATTTTGATGTAATGGCAAAATCATTTGCAAAAACATTGTCTATAAAAACAGGTACTTTATTATCTGAAAAAGAACAAGAAAGTTTAGTAAATAATTTATTTTCTTGTAAAGAACCAACTGTTTCTCCTTTTGGAAAAGCAACATTTAAAACATTAACATTAAACCAAATAGATAATTTATTTAATAGTTAA
- a CDS encoding riboflavin synthase subunit beta codes for MGFLRRTNKKFDYQPRYYKGEGNPYKIEHKLDQFRKTAGKNKGIKGRFGDAIDDLKNSDKSVNKTLLIIISILVLIFLYIIDFDLSIFKRN; via the coding sequence ATGGGATTTTTAAGACGTACAAACAAAAAATTTGATTATCAACCTCGCTATTATAAAGGCGAAGGAAACCCTTATAAAATTGAACACAAATTAGATCAATTTAGAAAAACCGCAGGTAAAAATAAAGGTATTAAAGGTAGGTTTGGAGACGCTATAGACGATTTAAAAAACTCTGATAAGAGCGTAAACAAAACACTCTTAATTATCATTTCTATTTTAGTGTTGATCTTCTTATACATCATAGATTTCGATTTATCTATCTTCAAAAGAAATTAA
- the ribH gene encoding 6,7-dimethyl-8-ribityllumazine synthase, whose protein sequence is MATTNLSYYDKATIPNAKSFRFGIVVSEWNPEITENLKKGAIETLLDCGATKENVISWDVPGSFELVYGCKKMIQSQQVDAIIAIGNVIQGETKHFDFVCEGVTQGIVDLNIKYDVPVIFCVLTDNTKQQSLDRSGGKLGNKGIECAVAAVKMAALKNIDRKSDSIGF, encoded by the coding sequence ATGGCAACAACCAATTTATCTTATTACGATAAAGCTACAATCCCAAATGCGAAATCTTTTCGATTTGGGATTGTTGTTTCTGAATGGAATCCAGAAATTACAGAAAACCTAAAAAAAGGCGCAATAGAAACTTTATTAGATTGTGGCGCAACAAAAGAAAACGTTATTTCTTGGGATGTTCCAGGAAGTTTCGAGCTTGTGTATGGCTGTAAAAAAATGATTCAATCGCAACAAGTTGATGCTATTATTGCTATTGGAAATGTAATACAAGGAGAAACTAAACATTTCGATTTTGTTTGTGAAGGAGTTACACAAGGTATTGTAGATTTAAATATTAAATACGACGTTCCAGTAATTTTCTGCGTACTTACAGACAATACAAAACAACAATCTTTAGACAGATCTGGAGGTAAATTAGGTAATAAAGGTATAGAATGTGCTGTGGCTGCTGTAAAAATGGCTGCACTTAAAAATATAGATAGAAAAAGTGATAGTATTGGTTTTTAA
- a CDS encoding tetratricopeptide repeat protein, translated as MATYKKKYKPEGKKEENQIDESEFETAGVLNTLDETASRSEQWIEKNSKPLFYTLVGIVVIFLAYMGYTKYVVEPNERNASNELAFPRKYFDEAATAGSGIDSLLTLGLEGADGNYGFLDIEKSYSGTDAGNLANYYAGVSYLQMKNYEKAIEYLEKFNSDDEMLGPVSLGAIGDAFADINQPEDALEYYAKAANKKDNEFTTPLFLYKAGQTAMELKKFDKAETFFTRIKDNYPTSDQGRDIEKFIGASKYAAQ; from the coding sequence ATGGCAACTTACAAGAAGAAATATAAACCAGAAGGTAAAAAAGAAGAAAATCAAATAGACGAATCTGAATTCGAAACTGCTGGGGTTTTAAATACTTTAGATGAAACAGCTTCTAGATCAGAACAATGGATTGAGAAAAACAGCAAACCATTATTCTACACTTTAGTAGGTATTGTTGTTATCTTTTTAGCATATATGGGATACACAAAATATGTTGTAGAACCAAATGAAAGAAATGCTTCTAACGAGTTAGCTTTTCCAAGAAAATATTTCGATGAAGCTGCAACTGCTGGTTCTGGTATTGACTCTTTACTTACTTTAGGTTTAGAAGGTGCAGATGGTAACTATGGTTTTTTAGACATTGAAAAATCTTATAGTGGTACAGATGCAGGAAATTTAGCAAACTATTATGCTGGTGTTTCTTACTTACAAATGAAGAATTACGAAAAAGCAATTGAATACTTAGAAAAATTTAATTCTGATGATGAAATGTTAGGTCCTGTTTCTTTAGGTGCAATTGGTGATGCTTTTGCAGACATTAATCAACCAGAAGATGCTTTAGAATATTATGCTAAAGCAGCAAATAAAAAAGACAATGAGTTTACAACTCCTTTATTTTTATACAAAGCTGGACAAACAGCAATGGAATTAAAGAAGTTTGATAAAGCAGAAACTTTTTTCACTAGAATAAAAGACAATTATCCAACATCTGACCAAGGTAGAGATATAGAAAAATTTATTGGAGCATCTAAATATGCTGCACAATAG